AAGGCCGCAAACTCGCGGGTATTCTCTCCAAGCGCGAGCCATACGAAGTTGCCCTGCGCCGCGGGAATGGACCATCCCAGCGCCTTCAGGCCGTCGACCACCCGGGTCCGTTCCGCCACGAGTCCTTGTATTCTCTCCACAAGTTGGTCGTGGTGGCGCAGCGACGCAACCGCCGCCTGTTCGGCGATGGTCGAGACCGCGAAGGGGACTGCTGACACGCGGAGGTGCTGGGTAATGGGAGCGTGCGAGACCGAATAGCCGACGCGCAGTCCGGCCAGGCCGGCGCCCTTGGAGAAGGTCCGCAGCACCACGACGTTGGCGTGGCTGCGGTACATGTCGATGCCGTTGACGGCGTCGTCGTCCCGGACGAAGTCCTCATATGCCTCATCGATTACCACGATGACGTTTTCCGGGACCTGCCGGAGGAAGTTTTCCACCTGCAGGGTGGTGAGCACCGGACCGGTCGGGTTGTTCGGGGTGCACAGCAGAATTACTTTGGTCCGCTCGGTGATGGCCGCGGCCATGGCGTCCAGGTCGTGGGTGCCGTCCGACTTAAGCGGCACCTGGACACTCTCGGCACCCGCGAGGCCCACACTGATGGGGTACGCCTCAAAGGACCGCCAGGGGTAGATGACCTCGTCGGCGGTTCCGTCCGGGTTCTGGCCGGCAAAGGTGCTGAGCAGCTGGTTCAACGCACCTAGGCTGCCGCCGCCCGTCACGATGTCTTCAGCGGGCACGTCCAGGAACATGGAGAGCTCGTTGCGGAGGGCCGTGGAAAGCGGGTCCGGGTACCGGTTGACCGTTGCGTGCTCGTTTATCGCTTCCAGCACGGCCGGCAGCGGAGGGAACGGGTTCTCGTTGGAGGAGAGCTTGTAACTTTGAAGTCCTTCTACAACCACCGGCGGCTTGCCTGCCGTGTACTTGGGCAGCTTCCCAATGACGGGCCTGGGGACAATGCCGGATGCGGGAACTTCAGCTGCGTCGGTGTCATTCTCGGTAGTGGTCATGGCGTTAACAGTAACGGCCGCTTTTCTGTCAGCATGAGGGCATGATTTTCCTCCTGCTGCGGATAGTCCTGAATGCTGTGGCCCTCTGGGTTGCCAGTTGGCTTTTGCCCGGGCTCACGGTGAGTGCACCCACGGGGAGCCTCAGCGGAGATCCGATGATCGATACTGGGCTCGCCTATCTCTTCATCGGCCTGATTTTCGGTGCAGTGAATGCGCTGGTCCGGCCGATTGCCCAGGGCATCACCCTTCCTTTGGCCATCCTGACGCTGGGGTTGTTCCGCATTGTCATCAATGCCGCCATGCTCGAACTCACCTCGTGGCTCAGCAGCTACACCCCCATCCGTTTCGAGGTCGATTCCTTCTTCTGGACTGCCATTCTGGGCGCTGTTGTCATCAGCCTCATTTCCCTCGTGCTGGAGACCGTGACCGGAAGTCGTCGGCGGAGCAAAGGCCTGCGGTAAGGGTCTGGCGGGGGATGTGCCGACGCAGACGGCACAGCGTCAAAACTAAGGAGCAAAGGCCTGCAGTCAGTGTCTCGCGGGGCATCTGCCGAACCAGACGGCACAGCGTCAAAACGGCGGTAAGGCCTCCGTTGGTTCCGCAGACACTCCCATAGTCCCCGGCTGGCCACTTCCTGGCTGGCTACTTCGTGGCTCGCTTATTCCCGGCTGGTTACTTCCTGGCTCGCTTATTCCCGGTTGGTTACTTCCTGGTTGACCAGACCTGGCCACGGCATAAGTCGTGGGGTCTGTTCCAGTGAAGTCGCGGCCGTGCAGCAGTGCGTGGGTGCGGTAGACCCGTCCCATCGGGGAGGTCCACTCGACCACGCCGGGCACCGGCTGCCGGGCTTTCCACAGCCCGACTGTCTTGAACCGGTGATGCTTCTTGCACAGGTGAGCCAGGTTCCCGTGGTCGGTCCGTCCACCATCACCCCATGCCCGGGTATGGTCGATTTCGCAGTTCCCTGCCGCTACGCTGCATCCCGGAAACCGGCAGGTTCCGTCGCGTGCCTGCAGCCAGCGCTTGAGATCCGGCGGAATCCGACGCTGCCGTCCGACAGACAGGATTTCTCCGTCCGCATCCTGCAACAATCCCGTCCAGCGACCTGTGTTCAGCAGCAGCTCACGGGCTGCATCGGCACTGACCGGACCGTAACCGTTCAACTCCGCCGGTGTGTCCGAAAGGCCCAGTAAGGATTCGGCCGACACCAGCACCATCACCTCCGCCCGCACCCCTCGCCCCGTCGGCGGATCCTGCGGCGAGTTGCCCAAGCGGCCCGGACTCCCGCCCGGTTCAGTATCCGTTTCCGCCATGGAGCGGGTTGGCTGACCGGTCAGGGCCGAGACGAAGACGTCCGCACGCAGTTGATCCAGGGTCCGTGGATCCCCCGCCTTCTGTTCCCCGCGGGCACAGAAGGCGGTCAATCCGTTGAAAATCCCGTGCGCGGCAGCGGCAGGAAGGAACCCGGAAAGGACACTGATCCCGTCCGGCAGGTCCTCCAGCCAAACCCGGCGCTCCCCCTCAGCAGCGCGGTGACGTTCGGGAATGGTTGCCGGGAACATACGCTCACGCATCCTGCGGGCCGCCCGGTCGAACTGCGGCCCGGTCTTCCCGGGCGCCAACGGCAGCAGCACCGCTTCCAGCCGCTTCGAGTCCTCAAGCCGCAGCCCGGCGGTCTGCTCCACAACCGTCCGAGCCCTACGGTAATCAAGAACACCGTGTTCCAGCTCCGCGAGCGTGTCTGGGCACCTGCTGCAAAGCAGATCGGCATCCGAAACCAGCCGCTGAGCGGCAAGACCCGTCATGCTCAACAGCGCCCCGACCTCGGCGGCAGTGGTGCGGAGCACCCAGTTCCCATCCTGGTTCCAGTTCCGGTCGGTGGCCGGGGCGTCCGCGTCTGCCGCAGCCGTGCTCTGTGCCGCGAGATCCGGATGCGGACACCGGCTTAGGTTCCCGGCGGTAAGTTCCTGCAGCCGGAACAGCGTGAGGGCCTGCTGCGCCTGCGCCCAGCAGACCAGTGCGTGAAGACGTTCCAGGGTCTGCAGGACCGCTTCCTGATCCAACTCCTCGGGCGCCTGGAGGGAGAGCATGCCCATAAGCCCGGCCGGCAGAACGGTACCGGCAGCCGGGGCGTCGCTGGCCGCAACACAGAACACACCCTGCAACACCAAAGGCGTGTCCGGATTCGGCTCCGCTGTCCGTGCGCCGGACGGCTGATTAGGGCTCTCAGTGTTTCCCGTAGCTGCTCGGTCAGTGTTTCCGGTAACTGCTCGATCAGTGTTTCCGGGAACTGCTTGGTGGGCTGTACGGGTAGTGGTGGCCTGTTCCATGGGCTCATTCCAGCAGCCTGCACGACGCCCCAAACCGGTGGTCCGCGGCTGTGTGTAAAACGTCAGGGAGACATACCAGCGGGGTGTGTTGTGGAGGAATTCTCATTCTCTCTAAGCCCTTGGGCGGACGTCAGGAGCACAGACAAGCTCCGATACTGGCAACGCAAGGAAGCAGCTGCTGAACCCGCATGGTCCGGTATTGCCACCTTTGCGACCCGCATCGTCCGGCTTCGCTACCCTTGCGGCCCGCATCGTCGGGTTTTCCACCCTTGCGGCCCGGCCCACCCGAGCGGGCCCGGCACTGTTCGGGCGGGGCACCGGCACCGGCACCGGACCTTACGACCCGCCCCGCGGAGGTGCCGGCGGCACTGTCGGTACAGGCGCAGGTTGCACTGTCGGTACAGGCGCAGGTGGCAGTGTCGGTACAGGCACCCGCACTGGCGCCCTCGAAACGGCCCGCGAAGACGTCGGCGAAGACGTTCGAACTGAACCCACCGGCGACTGCTCCCGCTCCAAACGGTACAAGAATCTGGTCGCCACACTTCCAGCACCAACAGCAGCAGCCAGCGATCCCAGCGAACTCTCCAGCGAAGCGTCATCGCTGACATCCGCGAGCGCAGCACCAGCAAGATAATTGTCCAACCGGTGCGCGGGACCCAGCCCTGCATCCTCCCCCTCGGGCGTGGCCACCGGATTGGTCAGCGTCATGGTGACCCGGTCCGGAGTATCGGGGTTCGCAGAAGCATCGATTCCTGGCACCCAGTCCTGCACATGCTCCAGATGCAGTGCCGGCAGTCCGGGCGGCAAGTCGGCCGAGCCTGTGGCGCTGCCCGCCGTCAGTACGAACGCGGGTTCGTACTCCCCCTCCTCTGTCAGATTGGCAGCAACATGCGCAGCGTGTTCCCCGCCCTGGCTGTAACCGGACAAGATCACCGAAGCTCCTGCTTCCGCTCCTGCACGCCGCAGCGCCTCCGCCACAGCAGCGGAGATGAATCTGCTCTCCTCGACCCGCCCTTCCAGATTGCCCGCAGAATCGAACGGATTCCGGCCTCCCATACCGGTTCCCTGCGTACCGGGAAGGGTGACGACAAACGTCCCGTTGGCACCCCCATCCAGCGCGAGCACCTCAATCACGCCTGGATCGTTCTCCCGCTTCAGGACCTCCGAACGTTTCAAAATACCGGCAGCAGTTCCATCGAGTGGGACCTCCTCCGGCTCCCCGGGAAGAGGCGTGACAACGATTGGCCGCAGCACCCCCTGCGTTGGACCTCCCAGAAGAAACAGGCCTCCCCGCGCCACCAGCTCAATAGCCGGAGTGATGGCCAGACCCTGTTCCACCTGGGCAAGGGTGGGAAATCCTTCAGCCCGGGGCAACAACCCTGATGTGATCCAGGGAATCAGGGGAAAGAGACCCCCAGAAGGCAGCCGCGCCTGGATCCGCCCCTCGGCTTCGGCGTAGGCACGTGCGCTTTCCCGCACGCCGTCCGCGACTTTATCCACTCCCGCCGCACAGTTCCTCAGTACATGGGCTGCTTCCTGCAGCGTCAGTCTGACCCGGTCAGCGGTCGGAGAACCGCCGCCCCACGCACTGGCCGCCAGCCAAAGGTCAGCGACCCGCTGCTCAAGGTTCCGCAGGCGGGCGGTGGTCCCGGCCAGCCGGTCCGCTGCCCGGGCCAAGTCCTCGTACTGAACCAACAGTCCTGCAGATCCTCCCCTGACACCGTACGGCTGCCGGTCCGTACCGCGGTCGAATCCACCTATGGCTGCCACTTTCGATCAGCTCCCTGCGGCCAAGGCGAGCGGGTCCTGCCGCAGTTCCCCGGCGGCAGCACGCAACTGGTGAGCTATCCCGGGCAGGGGCCGCACTGTTCCCGCCAAGCCATGCCGGAAAGCGTCTGCAGCCTGCGACTCCCACCGGACGTTGGCGGACTCGGCAACCTCGTACTCCAATTCATCGATTTCCACCGAAAACTCCAGAAGCAGCCGTTCCATCTCCGCCGCCAATGCGGCCGAAGCCACTTGGTCCATCGATTCCTCCTTCCGCGACGTATGCCCCGGCCCCGCCCCCGCCGTCCCGGCCCCGCCCCCGCCGTCCCGGCCCCGCTCCCGCGGCCCCGGTCCCGCCGGCCCGCTCAAACTAGCCGGACAACCGTCCCCAATCGAGCGCCGCCGGAGCCCATCAGGAGAAACAATCCTGCCCTTCCCTGACGTAACCCCCTGTGGAGGGGAAGTCACTCACCGGTTGCCACCCGCAGGCATGAAAGAATTGCCGCATGGCCGAATCCGAACCCCGTGTCTCCCTTGCCTCCGTGACCCCCGCTATTGCCTTGGGCCCGCTGGACGGCCGCTACCGCAGCGCCACCGCCCCGTTGGTGGATTACCTTTCCGAAGCGGCCCTGAACCGGGACCGGACCCACGTCGAGGTGGAATGGCTGATCCACCTGACCTCCAACGCGGTCCTGCCCGGCACCGCCCCGCTCAGCGAAACCCAGCAGAACCAGCTGCGGGAAATCGTCACGGGCTTCGACGGCAACGCCGTGGCCGAGCTGGGCGAGATCGAAAAGCGCACCGTGCACGATGTGAAGGCCGTCGAGTACTACATTGCCGACCGGCTGCCGGCCATCGGCGTTGAAAACCTGACCAGCCTCGTGCATTTCGGCTGCACTTCCGAGGACATCAACAACCTGTCCTACGCGCTCGGCATCAAGGGCGCAGTGGAAAACGTCTGGCTTCCGGCGGCACAGGACCTGGTGCAGCAGATCGCCGCCATGGCCGAGGACACCCGCGCGGTCCCGATGCTCTCCCGGACACACGGCCAGCCGGCCACCCCGACCACCCTGGGCAAGGAACTGGCCGTCACCGTCCATCGCCTCGGCCGCCAGCTGCGCCGCATCCGCAACACGGAATTCCTGGGCAAGATCAACGGCGCCACCGGCACCTACGCCGCCCACTACGCCGCAGCCCCGCAGGCCGACTGGCAGCAGGTGGCACGCAGCTTCGTGGAGGGCCTCGGCCTGACCTGGAACCCGCTGACCACGCAGATCGAATCCCATGACTGGCAGGCCGAGCTGTACGCCGACATTGCCCGCTTCAACCGCATCCTGCACAACTTCTGCACGGATGTGTGGAGCTACATCTCCATCGGCTACTTCGCCCAGGTTCCGGTGGAAGGTGCCACCGGCTCCTCCACCATGCCGCACAAGGTCAACCCCATCCGCTTCGAGAACGCCGAAGCCAACCTGGAGATTTCCAACGGACTGCTGGACACCCTGGCCTCCACCCTGGTGACCTCCCGCTGGCAGCGCGACCTCACCGATTCCTCCTCGCAGCGGAACATCGGCGTCGCTTTCGGGCACTCCATCCTGGCCATCTCCAACGTGGCCAAGGGCCTCGAGCGCCTGCACGTCGCCGAGAAGGTCCTCGCGCAGGACCTGGACTCCAACTGGGAGGTGCTTGGCGAAGCCATCCAGATGGTCATGCGGGCCGAAGCTGTTGCCGGCACGGAAGGCATGGAGAACCCGTACGAACGGCTCAAGGACCTTACCCGCGGCCACCGCGTGGACGCGGACCGGATGAAGGAATTCATTGCCGGCCTCGGTCTCCCCGCGGATGCGGAAGCGCGCCTGCAGGCGCTGACCCCTGCCCGGTACACGGGCATCGCGGACACCCTGGTGGACCACCTGAAGTAGGAAGACCTTAAACGACGACGACGGCGGGAGCCGGGCACGCAGCCCGGCCTCCCGCCGTCGTGGTTAACGCTTCGGTGCTGTCCGCCGCAGGGGCGGGCACAAAACGGTTAGTCCGCCGCAGCGAGCTGGCCGCAGGCGCCGTCGATTTCCTTGCCGCGGGTGTCGCGGATGGTGGTGGGGATGCCGGCGTCGATCAGGTGGTTAATGAACTCCTGCATAACCTCCGGCTCCGGCGACGTCCAGATGGACCCCGGGGTCGGGTTCAACGGGATCGGGTTCACGTGCACCCAGCCCCGGCCGCGGGCATTGAGCTTCTTGGCCAGCAGATCCGCGCGCCAGGCGTGGTCGTTCATGTCCTTGATCAGCGCGTACTCGATGGAGACGCGGCGGCCGGTGACGCGGTAGTAGTTGTACGCGGCGTCCAGGGCCTCGTCCACCTTCCAGCGGCTGTTGACCGGGATCAGTTCGTCGCGCAGCTCGTCGTCCGGGGCATGCAGGCTCAGCGCGAAGGTCACCGGGATGTTCTCCTCGGCAAGCTTCTTGATGGCCGGCACCAGGCCGACGGTGGAGACAGTGATGTTACGGGCGCTCATGCCCAGGCCCTCGGGAACCTCGGCGGCCATCCGGTGGACGGCGTTCATCACGCGCTTGTAGTTGGCCAGCGGCTCGCCCATGCCCATAAAGACAATGTTGGTGACGCGCTCGGCGTCGTGGCCGCCGTCGCTCCGTTTGCCGCCGAGCCCGCCTTCCTTGATCACCCGGTTGGCCTGGACAATCTGGTCCAGGATTTCCGCGGTGGACATGTTGCGGGTCAGGCCGGCCTGGCCGGTGGCGCAGAACGGGCAGTTCATGCCGCAGCCACACTGGCTGGAGACACACAGGGTGATCCGGCCGGGGTAGCGCATCAGCACGGACTCCACGAGGGAGCCGTCGAAGAGGCGCCACAGGAATTTGATGGTGTCGCCGTTGTCCGTGGTCAGGCGCTTGATCTCGGTGAGCAGCGTGGGGAACATCTCGCCCACCAGCTCCCCGCGGCGCTCCTTGGGGAGGTCGCTCATGGCTTCCGGATCAGTGGTGTAGTGCTGGAAATAGTGCACGGAGAGCTGCTTCGCGCGGAACGCGGGAAGGCCCAGCGACTTCACTTTCTCCTGGCGTTCGGCCAGCGTCATATCGGCCAGATGGGCCGGCGGCTGGGACACGCGGGGCGACTTGAACTGCAGCAGCGGGCGGCCGTCGGGCTCCTTGGCCTGTTCCCAGCCCTCCGTGGCGGGGCGGACCTGGGGCCCGGTGGCGGTGGGAACCGAGCGGACACGGCGCAGCTCGGACTTTTTGGCGGGGTTCTTGGCGGGGGAAGAATCGACAGTTGACATCGCCACTATTCTCGCACGGTTCGCATGTCCGGAACATTCCTTTTGCCAGGTGGGCACACAGTCGAAACACAGCCGAAACCCCGGCCTCCTAGCGTGGAAGGCATACCCCTGGCCGCTGGAGGCAGCATGTCGGATTTGAGACCCTTTTCCGGATTCCGTCCCTACTCAACACCGCACCTGCGGATCCGCGAAGTGCCGTGGAGCAATCCCGTAGGTGCCGACCTCCGTGAAGCCCAGCAGGCCGAACTCGACGCCCGCTACGGCACCGTGGAGCACGATCCCAGTCCACCCCGGGCCGCCGACGCGGCCGTCTTCCTCATCGCCTACGAGCGCAGCACCGGCCAACCGCTGGGTTGCGGCGGGCTGCGGCGGCTGGATACGACGACGGCGGAAATCAAGCGGGTGTATGTCCTGCCGTACGCACGCGGTTCCGGGGTGGCGACGGCAATCCTCGGGGCGCTCGAGGCACGGGCCAAGCAGATGGGATTCGCCGTTCTCACGGCGGAGGCCGGGTCCGCCCAACCCGATGGACAACGCTTTTATGAGAACGGCGGCTACCGGGTGGTGCCGAACTTCGGCCCGTACATCATGTCCGACGGGTCCACCTGCTATTCCAAGACCATCGGCGCCGCTTTGGAACGCCGGTTCTAGGAACCGGTCAGGGAGCCCACCGCCCCTAGTAGTCGACCCGCTCCGCAGCCGCAGTCCAGGCATTAAACGGAGCCATGGCGGGTGCGCCGTCCACGGCCAGCTGCGAGACCTGCATGGACCGTTGCTCCCGCGGCGTTTCGAAGTACTCGTAGAAGGCCGCGTCGTCGAACCCCGCGCTGGCGGCGTCGTGCCGGTCAGCAGCGAAGACCACGCGGTCCACCCTCGCCCACAGCGAAGACGCCAGGCACATGGGGCACGGTTCGCAGCTGGTGTAGAGCACCGCACCGGTGAGGTCGAAGGTGCCCAGGGTGGCGCACGCGTTGCGGATGGCCGTGACCTCGGCGTGCGCGGTGGGGTCATTGTTTGCGGTTACACGGTTGACGCCTTCAAACGCGGCGCCTTCTGCCGTGACGATGACGGCGCCGAACGGGCCGCCGCCGTTGGCCACGTTCCCGGTGGCCAGGGCGATGGCCTGGGCCAGGTAAATGTCGTCCGGATTGGTGCTCATTGGCTTCTCCCTAGGTTTGGTGATGCCAGGTAGATAGCCGGTGATACCGGCCCGCCTTCGCAGCTGGAAGATTAGCAGTTATTGCTGCGCGGCCGGGCATGGAGAGGGCATCATGACGGCGACCCGTTGCCAGCAGGGGCGAGCGGTGGCAACGTGAAGGCACAGCGCGTTACCCGTATCCTCCATGGGTTCTCCGCCATGAAGCGCACCCATGGGCCTCCTGGAAGGAGCAGTCATGGAACGCATGATTTTCCCCAATCTCCCGGTTGCGGACCTGCCGGCAGCTGAGAACTTCTACCTCGGCCTCGGCTTCACCAAGAACCCGCAGTTCAGCGACGAACGCACCACCGCCATTGTCGTCTCGGACAGCATTGTGGTGATGCTGCTGCAGCAGGACTATTACCAGGAGTTCCTGCCCGAAGGGGACACCCCGCATCTCGCATCAGCGGGCAAGGAAGTCCTGAACGGCATCAGCTGCGACAGCAGGGACGAAGTCGACCGTTTCCTGGCCGCCTGCACGGCGGGAGGAGGCGCAGTCTATGCACCGGCCGAGGAAAGGATGCCGGGGATGTACAGCGGTTCGGCCACCGACCCGGACGGACATGTCTGGGAGTTTATGTGGATGGATCCCGCCAACGTCGAGCCGCCCGAGCGGACCTTCGAAGTCTCCTCCAACGCCACAGTGCAGGAGCAGAACTCCGCGCTGTGACCGGGCCGGCGCGGCCCGGTCACAGCGTGCCGTTTACTTGACCGCCCCCATGGACAGTCCGCGGACGAGTTGCTTCTGCGCCACCCAGCCGGCGATCACCACCGGCAGCGAGGCCAGTACGGACGCCGCTGAGAGCTGCGCCAGGAACAGGCCTTCGCTGGTCATCTGCGCGACGAGGAAAACCGGCACCGTGGCCGATTGCCCGGCCGTGAGGATCAGGGCGAAGAAAAACTCGTTCCAGGCAAAAATTACGCAGATCAGAGCAGTCGCGGCCAGCCCGGGTGCCACCATGGGCATCAGGACCCGCCAGAGGGTCTTCATCAATCCGGCTCCGTCCATCTGCGCCGCCTCCAGCACCTCGCCGGGCACCTCCAGGAAAAACGAGCGCATCATCCACACCGCGATGGGCAGGTTCATGGAGGTGTACAACACCACCAGGGTCCACACGTTGTCCAGGACCTTCAGCTGCCCGGCAATCACGTAGATCGGCATGATCACCGCGACCACGGGCAGCATGCGGGTGGAGATAAAGAAGAACAGCACATCGGAGGTTTTCTTCACCGGGCGGATGCTCAGGGCATAGGACGCCGGAACGGCCAGGAGGATCACGAGGATGGTGGAGACGCCCGTGGCAATCGCGGAGTTGGCGAAGTAGCTTCCGGCACCGCTGTCCAGCACCGCCCGGTATTGATCCAGCGTGGGGGCGAAAAAGAACACCGGCGGATCGGATGCCGCAGCGGATTCCTGCTTGAAGGACGTGAGCACCATCCAGAGCACCGGCGAGAAGAAAACCAGTGCGAGCACCCAGGTGACTGTGGTGAGGAGAGGACCGGCGTTGAACCGGCGGGCAGGTTTCCGGACCGGGTCTGCGCCGGCGCGGGTCTCCTTCCCAGCGGGAGGAGTAGGTGCAGCGGTTTGGGTAGCCACGTCGTTATTCCTTTACGTCGAAGCTCTTGAAGATCAGGCGAAGGGCCAGGGTGGCCACAATGATGGTCGCGATGACGACCACTACGCCCATGGCGGCGGCCTGGCCGATATCGAAGCCCAGGAAAGCCCGCTGGTAGATGTAGAACGGCAGGTTCGCGCTGGCCGTCCCAGGTCCGCCGGCGGTCATGAGGTAAATCTGGTCGAAGGTGTTGACCACGTAGATCGCGCCGAGCAGGATGCCGAGTTCGATGTAACGGCGCAGCTGCGGAAGCGTGACCGAGATGAAGGTCCGCCACCAGCCGGCGCCGTCCACCTGGGCCGCCTCCAGCACGTCCTTGGACTGGGCCTGCAGTCCGGACAGGACCAGCAGCATCATGAACGGGGTCCACTGCCACACCAGGGCCATCACGATGGAGACGATGGGATGCTGCGACGTCCAGTCCACCGGGGGGATCCCCACCAGGCCGATGACCCAGTTAAGCAGGCCATAGCTGGGATTCAGGATGGAAATGGACCACAGCAGGGAGCTGGCCACCGGCATGATCAGGAATGGTGTGATCAGCAGGGTCCGCACCACTCCCCGCCCCGCGAAGCTTCGGTCCAGCAAGAGGGCGAAGATGATCCCCAGCAGCATCGCAATGAACACACAGGCCACGGTGAAGAGGACACTGTTCAGCGCCGCCCCGCGGAACGTGGAGTCGGAGAAGATGTCGATGTAGTTCTCCAGCCCCACAAACTGGTTTCCCTCCGTCCGCAGCAGGTTCCAGTTCTGCAGGGAGTACCAGATAGTGAAGAGGAAGGGCACCTGCGTCACGATCAGGGTGAAAATGAGGGCCGGCAGCAGCGGCAGGCGCCGCCGCCATCCCTCAGCGGAGGACATTCCCCCGCCCTCCCTTTCCGTCGCGGCCTTCCTGGCGCGGACCTGTTGCCGCTCAACCAAGGTGGACATTAACCCGCTCCGTCCTGGTAGCTTTCCGCCACCGTTTCGGCGTAGCCCTGGGATTGCTCCAGCGCTTCTTGGACTGTCTGCTGTCCGGCGATGG
This window of the Arthrobacter sp. zg-Y919 genome carries:
- a CDS encoding VOC family protein, giving the protein MERMIFPNLPVADLPAAENFYLGLGFTKNPQFSDERTTAIVVSDSIVVMLLQQDYYQEFLPEGDTPHLASAGKEVLNGISCDSRDEVDRFLAACTAGGGAVYAPAEERMPGMYSGSATDPDGHVWEFMWMDPANVEPPERTFEVSSNATVQEQNSAL
- a CDS encoding GNAT family N-acetyltransferase; this translates as MSDLRPFSGFRPYSTPHLRIREVPWSNPVGADLREAQQAELDARYGTVEHDPSPPRAADAAVFLIAYERSTGQPLGCGGLRRLDTTTAEIKRVYVLPYARGSGVATAILGALEARAKQMGFAVLTAEAGSAQPDGQRFYENGGYRVVPNFGPYIMSDGSTCYSKTIGAALERRF
- a CDS encoding nucleoside deaminase, translating into MSTNPDDIYLAQAIALATGNVANGGGPFGAVIVTAEGAAFEGVNRVTANNDPTAHAEVTAIRNACATLGTFDLTGAVLYTSCEPCPMCLASSLWARVDRVVFAADRHDAASAGFDDAAFYEYFETPREQRSMQVSQLAVDGAPAMAPFNAWTAAAERVDY
- a CDS encoding phage holin family protein, giving the protein MIFLLLRIVLNAVALWVASWLLPGLTVSAPTGSLSGDPMIDTGLAYLFIGLIFGAVNALVRPIAQGITLPLAILTLGLFRIVINAAMLELTSWLSSYTPIRFEVDSFFWTAILGAVVISLISLVLETVTGSRRRSKGLR
- a CDS encoding carbohydrate ABC transporter permease → MATQTAAPTPPAGKETRAGADPVRKPARRFNAGPLLTTVTWVLALVFFSPVLWMVLTSFKQESAAASDPPVFFFAPTLDQYRAVLDSGAGSYFANSAIATGVSTILVILLAVPASYALSIRPVKKTSDVLFFFISTRMLPVVAVIMPIYVIAGQLKVLDNVWTLVVLYTSMNLPIAVWMMRSFFLEVPGEVLEAAQMDGAGLMKTLWRVLMPMVAPGLAATALICVIFAWNEFFFALILTAGQSATVPVFLVAQMTSEGLFLAQLSAASVLASLPVVIAGWVAQKQLVRGLSMGAVK
- the rlmN gene encoding 23S rRNA (adenine(2503)-C(2))-methyltransferase RlmN, whose product is MSTVDSSPAKNPAKKSELRRVRSVPTATGPQVRPATEGWEQAKEPDGRPLLQFKSPRVSQPPAHLADMTLAERQEKVKSLGLPAFRAKQLSVHYFQHYTTDPEAMSDLPKERRGELVGEMFPTLLTEIKRLTTDNGDTIKFLWRLFDGSLVESVLMRYPGRITLCVSSQCGCGMNCPFCATGQAGLTRNMSTAEILDQIVQANRVIKEGGLGGKRSDGGHDAERVTNIVFMGMGEPLANYKRVMNAVHRMAAEVPEGLGMSARNITVSTVGLVPAIKKLAEENIPVTFALSLHAPDDELRDELIPVNSRWKVDEALDAAYNYYRVTGRRVSIEYALIKDMNDHAWRADLLAKKLNARGRGWVHVNPIPLNPTPGSIWTSPEPEVMQEFINHLIDAGIPTTIRDTRGKEIDGACGQLAAAD
- the purB gene encoding adenylosuccinate lyase, which gives rise to MAESEPRVSLASVTPAIALGPLDGRYRSATAPLVDYLSEAALNRDRTHVEVEWLIHLTSNAVLPGTAPLSETQQNQLREIVTGFDGNAVAELGEIEKRTVHDVKAVEYYIADRLPAIGVENLTSLVHFGCTSEDINNLSYALGIKGAVENVWLPAAQDLVQQIAAMAEDTRAVPMLSRTHGQPATPTTLGKELAVTVHRLGRQLRRIRNTEFLGKINGATGTYAAHYAAAPQADWQQVARSFVEGLGLTWNPLTTQIESHDWQAELYADIARFNRILHNFCTDVWSYISIGYFAQVPVEGATGSSTMPHKVNPIRFENAEANLEISNGLLDTLASTLVTSRWQRDLTDSSSQRNIGVAFGHSILAISNVAKGLERLHVAEKVLAQDLDSNWEVLGEAIQMVMRAEAVAGTEGMENPYERLKDLTRGHRVDADRMKEFIAGLGLPADAEARLQALTPARYTGIADTLVDHLK
- a CDS encoding histidinol-phosphate transaminase → MTTTENDTDAAEVPASGIVPRPVIGKLPKYTAGKPPVVVEGLQSYKLSSNENPFPPLPAVLEAINEHATVNRYPDPLSTALRNELSMFLDVPAEDIVTGGGSLGALNQLLSTFAGQNPDGTADEVIYPWRSFEAYPISVGLAGAESVQVPLKSDGTHDLDAMAAAITERTKVILLCTPNNPTGPVLTTLQVENFLRQVPENVIVVIDEAYEDFVRDDDAVNGIDMYRSHANVVVLRTFSKGAGLAGLRVGYSVSHAPITQHLRVSAVPFAVSTIAEQAAVASLRHHDQLVERIQGLVAERTRVVDGLKALGWSIPAAQGNFVWLALGENTREFAALAEEQALAVRAFGNEGVRVTIGEEEANTRFLALCATYTKGPRVS
- a CDS encoding HNH endonuclease signature motif containing protein, which codes for MFCVAASDAPAAGTVLPAGLMGMLSLQAPEELDQEAVLQTLERLHALVCWAQAQQALTLFRLQELTAGNLSRCPHPDLAAQSTAAADADAPATDRNWNQDGNWVLRTTAAEVGALLSMTGLAAQRLVSDADLLCSRCPDTLAELEHGVLDYRRARTVVEQTAGLRLEDSKRLEAVLLPLAPGKTGPQFDRAARRMRERMFPATIPERHRAAEGERRVWLEDLPDGISVLSGFLPAAAAHGIFNGLTAFCARGEQKAGDPRTLDQLRADVFVSALTGQPTRSMAETDTEPGGSPGRLGNSPQDPPTGRGVRAEVMVLVSAESLLGLSDTPAELNGYGPVSADAARELLLNTGRWTGLLQDADGEILSVGRQRRIPPDLKRWLQARDGTCRFPGCSVAAGNCEIDHTRAWGDGGRTDHGNLAHLCKKHHRFKTVGLWKARQPVPGVVEWTSPMGRVYRTHALLHGRDFTGTDPTTYAVARSGQPGSNQPGISEPGSNQPGISEPRSSQPGSGQPGTMGVSAEPTEALPPF
- a CDS encoding sugar ABC transporter permease; protein product: MSSAEGWRRRLPLLPALIFTLIVTQVPFLFTIWYSLQNWNLLRTEGNQFVGLENYIDIFSDSTFRGAALNSVLFTVACVFIAMLLGIIFALLLDRSFAGRGVVRTLLITPFLIMPVASSLLWSISILNPSYGLLNWVIGLVGIPPVDWTSQHPIVSIVMALVWQWTPFMMLLVLSGLQAQSKDVLEAAQVDGAGWWRTFISVTLPQLRRYIELGILLGAIYVVNTFDQIYLMTAGGPGTASANLPFYIYQRAFLGFDIGQAAAMGVVVVIATIIVATLALRLIFKSFDVKE